A window of the Thermoleophilia bacterium SCSIO 60948 genome harbors these coding sequences:
- a CDS encoding rubrerythrin translates to MATTKTQGSATAGILSEKMTAKREEIVDLLTKAYWMEMETVMSYVANAATLDGVRAEQIAKELSDDAKEELGHAETFAGRIKELYGTPPGSMDIKPEQTYLQPPSDPTDVVSVIKGVIEAEAGAIEHYNHIIEACDGFDWATQDTVIEILRDEEGHMRRFERFLAEYED, encoded by the coding sequence ATGGCCACTACGAAGACCCAGGGTTCGGCGACCGCCGGGATCCTCTCCGAGAAGATGACCGCCAAGCGTGAGGAGATCGTCGATCTGCTCACCAAGGCGTACTGGATGGAGATGGAGACGGTGATGAGCTACGTCGCCAACGCCGCGACCCTCGACGGCGTCCGCGCCGAGCAGATCGCCAAGGAGCTCTCCGACGACGCCAAGGAGGAGCTCGGGCACGCCGAGACCTTCGCCGGGCGGATCAAGGAGCTCTACGGCACGCCGCCCGGCTCGATGGACATCAAGCCCGAGCAGACCTACCTCCAGCCGCCGTCGGACCCGACCGACGTCGTCTCGGTGATCAAGGGCGTGATCGAGGCCGAAGCCGGCGCGATCGAGCACTACAACCACATCATCGAGGCCTGCGACGGCTTCGACTGGGCGACGCAGGACACCGTCATCGAGATCCTCCGCGACGAGGAGGGTCACATGCGTCGCTTCGAGCGCTTCCTCGCCGAGTACGAGGACTGA
- a CDS encoding gluconolactonase, with product MAELRRFSDGGHFFEGPRWHDGRWWVSDFYAHEVATLSGDGMREVVLEVEGQPSGLGWMPDGSLLVSSMKDRRIIRRSPDGEVSVHADVSEHGEGWLNDMVVDSGGGLWAGYFGFDLVTMEGISEATMVRVEADGSARVAARDMRFPNASMITPDGGTLIVAETTGGRLSAFDISDDNDLTNRRVWAELAPLQPLAVENIPKLGYAPDGSTLDAEGMVWTADAVGTRCCRVAEGGEIVETIEAPEGLAFYACQLGGPDGRDLLLCAAPDFHAPNREAAREAVLFLTRAPAPHAGLP from the coding sequence ATGGCTGAGCTCCGACGTTTCTCCGACGGTGGCCACTTTTTCGAGGGGCCGCGCTGGCACGACGGCCGGTGGTGGGTCTCCGACTTCTACGCGCACGAGGTCGCGACCCTCTCCGGCGACGGGATGCGCGAGGTCGTGCTCGAGGTCGAGGGGCAGCCGTCGGGGCTCGGCTGGATGCCGGACGGGTCTTTGCTCGTCAGCTCGATGAAGGACCGGCGGATCATCCGCCGCAGCCCCGATGGCGAGGTGAGCGTCCACGCCGACGTCTCCGAGCACGGGGAGGGGTGGCTGAACGACATGGTCGTCGACTCGGGTGGCGGTCTGTGGGCCGGCTACTTCGGCTTCGACCTGGTGACGATGGAGGGGATCTCCGAGGCGACCATGGTCCGCGTCGAGGCCGACGGTTCGGCACGCGTCGCCGCTCGCGACATGCGGTTCCCGAATGCCTCGATGATCACCCCGGACGGAGGCACGCTGATCGTCGCCGAGACGACGGGCGGCCGCCTCAGCGCGTTCGACATCTCCGACGACAACGACCTCACGAACCGCCGCGTCTGGGCCGAGCTCGCGCCGCTCCAGCCGCTCGCGGTCGAGAACATCCCGAAGCTCGGCTACGCGCCCGACGGCTCGACGCTCGACGCCGAGGGCATGGTCTGGACCGCCGACGCGGTCGGGACGCGGTGCTGCCGTGTCGCCGAGGGCGGTGAGATCGTCGAGACGATCGAGGCGCCCGAGGGTCTCGCGTTCTACGCCTGTCAGCTCGGCGGCCCCGACGGCCGCGACCTGCTGCTCTGCGCCGCGCCCGACTTCCACGCCCCGAACCGCGAGGCGGCCAGGGAGGCGGTCCTGTTCCTGACGCGGGCTCCCGCGCCGCACGCCGGCCTGCCCTAG
- a CDS encoding amino acid ABC transporter permease, translating into MSEGSDPASEAARRRLERAAARRRNDRRGFAIAATSTLVVLGGLAALVLTSSGWPDVQDSFFNPGDFAAVFPEILEAFWLDIKIFMVVEVAVLALGLLVALVRVTRGPALFPVRLLATVYTDVFRGIPTILLIYLVGFGVPALTPGADPDNFLISGVFLGSVALMLSYGAYVSEVYRAGVQSVERGQHEAALSVGLTQRQALRHVIVPQGVRRVGPPLLNDFIALQKDVALLSILGVVEAFRFAQIEASTNFIYTPLVAAAMLYLLITIPLARLLDHYDRRSGEGGRTR; encoded by the coding sequence GTGAGCGAAGGCTCAGACCCGGCGTCCGAGGCCGCCCGCCGGCGGCTCGAGCGCGCTGCCGCGAGGCGCCGGAACGACCGTCGCGGGTTCGCGATCGCCGCGACCTCGACGCTCGTCGTGCTCGGCGGGCTCGCGGCGCTCGTTCTCACGAGCTCGGGCTGGCCCGACGTCCAGGACAGCTTCTTCAACCCGGGAGACTTCGCCGCCGTCTTCCCCGAGATCCTCGAGGCCTTCTGGCTCGACATCAAGATCTTCATGGTCGTCGAGGTCGCCGTGCTCGCGCTCGGCCTGCTGGTAGCGCTGGTCCGCGTGACCCGGGGCCCGGCCCTGTTCCCGGTCAGGCTGCTCGCGACGGTCTACACGGACGTCTTTCGAGGCATTCCCACCATCCTGCTGATCTACCTCGTCGGCTTCGGAGTGCCGGCCCTGACGCCGGGTGCGGACCCCGACAACTTCCTGATCTCGGGCGTATTCCTCGGCTCCGTGGCGCTGATGCTCTCCTACGGCGCCTACGTATCCGAGGTCTACCGGGCCGGGGTCCAGTCGGTCGAGCGCGGCCAGCACGAGGCCGCGCTCTCGGTCGGGCTGACCCAGCGCCAGGCGCTTCGCCACGTGATCGTGCCGCAGGGCGTGAGACGCGTGGGGCCGCCGCTGCTCAACGACTTCATCGCGCTCCAGAAGGACGTCGCCCTGCTCTCGATCCTCGGCGTCGTCGAGGCGTTTCGCTTCGCTCAGATCGAGGCGTCGACCAACTTCATCTACACGCCGCTCGTCGCCGCGGCGATGCTCTACCTGCTGATCACGATCCCGCTTGCGCGGCTGCTCGATCACTACGACCGCCGCTCCGGCGAGGGCGGGAGGACGCGCTGA
- a CDS encoding amino acid ABC transporter ATP-binding protein → MSAPVLEIRGVTKSFGEREVLKGIDLSIAEHEAVALIGASGSGKSTLLRCIDLLEEIDDGDVFLDGEVITDPSVDAVAARRRLGFVFQHFNLFPHLDVISNVTLGRRRADDVGRDEAEAEAEALLARFGLEGRERDRPSRLSGGQQQRVAIARAFAGRPRAMLLDEVTSALDPELIAEVLAAVRDLKSEGVTMLLATHEMGFAREVADRIGFLHEGRLVELGPARQVIDAPKRPETQRFLGRLLAADRV, encoded by the coding sequence ATGTCGGCGCCCGTTCTCGAGATCCGCGGCGTCACGAAGTCCTTCGGCGAGCGCGAGGTGCTCAAGGGGATCGACCTGTCGATCGCCGAGCACGAGGCGGTCGCGCTGATCGGCGCGTCGGGCTCGGGCAAGTCGACGCTGCTTCGATGCATCGACCTCCTCGAGGAGATCGACGACGGCGATGTCTTCCTCGATGGCGAGGTCATCACCGACCCGTCGGTCGACGCCGTGGCGGCGCGTCGCCGGCTCGGGTTCGTCTTCCAGCACTTCAACCTGTTCCCGCACCTCGACGTGATCTCAAACGTGACGCTGGGCCGCAGGCGCGCCGACGACGTGGGCCGGGACGAGGCCGAGGCCGAGGCCGAGGCGCTCCTGGCACGGTTCGGGCTCGAGGGCCGCGAGCGCGACCGTCCGTCGCGGCTCTCCGGCGGCCAGCAGCAGCGAGTCGCGATCGCGCGGGCGTTCGCGGGCCGGCCGCGGGCGATGCTGCTCGACGAGGTCACGAGCGCGCTCGATCCCGAGCTGATCGCCGAGGTCCTCGCCGCCGTCCGCGACCTCAAGTCCGAGGGGGTGACGATGCTGCTCGCGACGCACGAGATGGGCTTCGCGCGCGAGGTCGCCGACCGGATCGGCTTCCTGCACGAAGGCCGGCTCGTCGAACTGGGGCCGGCACGGCAGGTGATCGACGCCCCGAAGCGCCCTGAGACGCAGCGCTTCCTCGGCCGCCTGCTCGCCGCCGACCGCGTCTGA
- the fdhA gene encoding formaldehyde dehydrogenase, glutathione-independent → MADNRGVAYIEPGKVEVQDIDFPTLRLEDGPGVHPDNVGRETPHGAILKIVSTNICGSDQHMVRGRTTAPEGLILGHEITGEVIETGPGVEFIKEGDVCSVPFNIACGRCRQCKEGNTGVCLNTNPERPGSAYGYVDMGGWRGGQAEYVMVPYADWNLLRFPDKDQAMEKILDLTMLSDIFPTGYHGCVTAGVTTGSTVYIAGAGPVGLAAAYSAHLLGAAVVIVADLNEQRLAQARSFGCETIDVSKGDPKDQVEQILGVPEVDCSVDAVGFEARGHGEGSDTEAPATVLNTAMDLTRAAGKIGIPGLYVTADPGGVDEAAQTGSLSMAFGIGWSKSHSFATGQCPVMRYHRGLMQAILNDKAKIADAVNAKVITLDEAPKGYQDFDSGVAEKFVIDPHGLIGAAA, encoded by the coding sequence ATGGCCGACAATCGCGGAGTCGCCTACATCGAGCCAGGCAAGGTCGAGGTCCAGGACATCGACTTTCCGACGCTCAGGCTCGAGGACGGTCCGGGAGTGCATCCGGACAACGTCGGGCGCGAAACACCCCACGGAGCGATCCTCAAGATCGTCTCGACGAACATCTGCGGCTCGGACCAGCACATGGTGCGCGGCCGGACGACCGCGCCGGAAGGCCTGATCCTCGGACACGAGATCACCGGTGAGGTGATCGAGACAGGGCCCGGCGTCGAGTTCATCAAGGAGGGCGACGTCTGCTCGGTGCCGTTCAACATCGCCTGCGGGCGCTGCCGGCAGTGCAAGGAGGGCAACACGGGCGTCTGCCTGAACACGAACCCCGAACGTCCCGGTTCGGCGTACGGATACGTCGACATGGGTGGCTGGCGGGGTGGCCAGGCCGAGTACGTGATGGTCCCCTACGCGGACTGGAACCTGCTCCGGTTCCCCGACAAGGACCAGGCGATGGAGAAGATCCTCGACCTGACGATGCTGTCGGACATCTTCCCGACCGGCTACCACGGCTGCGTGACCGCGGGGGTGACCACCGGCTCGACCGTCTACATCGCGGGCGCCGGCCCGGTGGGACTCGCCGCCGCCTACTCGGCACACCTGCTCGGAGCCGCGGTGGTCATCGTCGCCGACCTGAACGAGCAGCGGCTCGCGCAGGCGCGCTCGTTCGGCTGCGAGACGATCGACGTCTCGAAGGGCGATCCGAAGGACCAGGTCGAGCAGATCCTCGGCGTCCCCGAGGTCGACTGCTCGGTCGACGCGGTCGGCTTCGAGGCTCGCGGGCACGGCGAGGGCTCGGACACCGAAGCACCGGCGACGGTCCTCAACACCGCGATGGACCTAACCCGCGCCGCGGGCAAGATCGGAATCCCCGGTCTCTACGTCACGGCGGACCCCGGCGGCGTCGACGAAGCCGCGCAGACCGGGTCACTGTCGATGGCGTTCGGCATCGGCTGGTCGAAGTCGCACTCGTTCGCGACCGGTCAGTGCCCGGTGATGCGCTACCACCGCGGCCTGATGCAGGCGATCCTCAACGACAAGGCGAAGATCGCCGACGCCGTGAACGCGAAGGTGATCACGCTCGACGAGGCACCGAAGGGCTACCAGGACTTCGACTCCGGGGTGGCCGAGAAGTTCGTGATCGACCCCCACGGGCTGATCGGGGCCGCGGCCTAG
- a CDS encoding polyprenol monophosphomannose synthase has translation MPRRGPPATRPYDPRPVSGAEQTPAEDVAGEGDVWLILPTYDEALNVERAVSEAGAALPNGHRILVVDDGSPDGTGAIADRLAAEDSRVEVLHRSVKEGLGPAYVAGFKRALGAGARVVCQMDADGSHDPSDLGRLIGEIDDGADLAIGSRYVDGGRIEDWGPGRRAISRLGCAYAAAWLRIGVRDLTGGFKAFRATTLAALPLDHLETHGYAFQVELTYRAALAGARIRELPIVFRDRRLGRSKMTTEIALEAAVSVPMLRRRVGRGSP, from the coding sequence ATGCCGCGGCGCGGCCCTCCAGCGACTCGTCCCTACGATCCGCGGCCCGTGAGCGGCGCCGAGCAGACCCCCGCCGAGGACGTCGCCGGAGAGGGCGACGTCTGGCTCATCCTGCCGACCTACGACGAAGCCTTGAATGTCGAGCGCGCGGTGAGCGAGGCCGGCGCCGCGCTGCCGAACGGGCACCGGATCCTCGTCGTCGACGACGGGTCGCCCGACGGCACCGGGGCGATCGCCGACCGGCTCGCCGCCGAGGACTCGCGCGTCGAGGTCCTTCACCGAAGCGTCAAGGAGGGCCTCGGACCGGCCTACGTCGCCGGTTTCAAGCGAGCGCTCGGGGCGGGTGCGCGGGTCGTCTGCCAGATGGACGCCGACGGGTCGCACGACCCGTCCGACCTCGGCCGCCTGATCGGCGAGATCGACGACGGCGCCGATCTCGCGATCGGCTCGCGCTACGTGGACGGCGGCCGGATCGAGGACTGGGGCCCCGGGCGCCGCGCGATCTCCCGGCTCGGTTGCGCCTACGCGGCCGCCTGGCTTCGGATCGGCGTCCGCGACCTGACGGGGGGCTTCAAGGCATTCCGCGCCACGACCCTCGCCGCCCTGCCGCTCGACCATCTCGAGACCCACGGCTACGCTTTCCAGGTCGAGCTGACCTACCGCGCCGCGCTCGCCGGCGCACGGATCCGCGAGCTCCCGATCGTCTTCCGCGACCGCCGTCTCGGTCGCTCGAAGATGACGACCGAGATCGCGCTCGAGGCGGCGGTGAGCGTGCCGATGCTGCGACGGCGGGTGGGGCGGGGCTCGCCCTAG
- a CDS encoding GGDEF domain-containing protein — protein MGVGDLLVRDESERERMLEMDRIIAPRRRIVFLVLGLTLLLSAPWIGLWTLVPLAVAAIGFQIADRRSAGGGARPEVAMFAAWVLSEILIALSVMLSGGALTGTLGWLAIPIVTLSARFPVRGVVLGTAIAVGLTVLVAFSVSTAAVLADPTLVLAPVSTMICVAVLSTALLQSELRYRSEAVIDGLTGMLNRNGLEARHQELAQQSQLTGEPIGVVIGDLDHFKRVNDSLGHVVGDAVLRDVAYLMRKELRAFELAYRLGGEEFLILIPGADLESTRELAERLRSRIEADPVGGQRVTMSFGIGASQRGREFDFDRIFEQADAALYEAKRSGRNRVRDGYGFGEHAEARGGLEPLPQPAL, from the coding sequence ATGGGGGTTGGGGACCTACTCGTACGTGATGAATCCGAGCGCGAGCGGATGCTCGAGATGGATCGGATCATCGCCCCGCGCCGGAGGATCGTCTTCCTCGTCCTCGGTCTCACGCTGCTCCTCAGCGCCCCGTGGATCGGCCTTTGGACGCTCGTGCCGCTGGCGGTCGCGGCGATCGGGTTCCAGATCGCCGACCGCCGCTCGGCCGGGGGCGGTGCCCGGCCCGAGGTCGCGATGTTCGCGGCCTGGGTGCTGTCGGAGATCCTGATCGCGCTATCGGTGATGCTGAGTGGCGGTGCGCTGACCGGGACGCTGGGTTGGCTGGCGATCCCGATCGTGACGTTGAGCGCCCGGTTCCCGGTGCGCGGAGTCGTGCTCGGGACGGCGATCGCGGTCGGCCTCACGGTGCTCGTGGCGTTCTCGGTCAGCACCGCCGCGGTGCTCGCCGACCCCACCCTCGTCCTCGCGCCCGTCTCGACGATGATCTGCGTCGCCGTCCTGTCGACGGCGCTGCTCCAGTCGGAGCTCCGCTACCGCAGCGAGGCGGTGATCGACGGCCTCACCGGGATGCTGAACCGAAACGGCCTCGAGGCGCGCCATCAGGAGCTCGCGCAGCAGTCGCAGCTGACGGGCGAGCCGATCGGCGTCGTGATCGGCGACCTCGACCACTTCAAGCGCGTCAACGACTCGCTCGGGCACGTCGTCGGCGACGCGGTCCTGCGCGATGTCGCCTACCTGATGCGAAAGGAGCTCCGCGCCTTCGAGCTCGCCTACCGGCTCGGCGGTGAAGAGTTCCTGATCCTGATCCCGGGAGCCGACCTCGAGTCGACGCGTGAGCTCGCCGAGCGCCTGCGCTCGCGCATCGAGGCGGACCCGGTCGGTGGCCAGCGGGTGACGATGAGTTTCGGCATCGGGGCCTCGCAGCGCGGCCGCGAGTTCGACTTCGACCGCATCTTCGAGCAGGCCGACGCGGCGCTCTACGAGGCGAAGCGCAGTGGGCGCAATCGGGTGCGCGACGGTTACGGGTTCGGCGAGCACGCCGAAGCGCGCGGCGGGCTCGAGCCGCTGCCCCAGCCCGCGCTCTGA